Proteins from a genomic interval of Halomonas alkaliantarctica:
- the cysD gene encoding sulfate adenylyltransferase subunit CysD: MTQLSTLSSKERSPETRSSSSATQGEAINAPDAARLTHLKQLEAESIHIIREVAAEFANPVMMYSIGKDSSVMLHLARKAFYPGTPPFPLMHVDTTWKFREMIEFRNRMAEEAGMELIVHTNEEGRAANINPFDHGSAKYTDIMKTQALKQALDKYGFDAAFGGARRDEEASRAKERVYSFRDKYHRWDPKNQRPELWNVYNAKVNKGESIRVFPLSNWTELDIWQYIYLESIPIVPLYYSAKRPIVERDGMQVMVDDDRMPLAPGEVPEMKSVRFRTLGCYPLTGAVESEAATLPEIIQEMLLTRTSERSGRAIDRDQVGSMEKKKREGYF, from the coding sequence ATGACCCAATTGTCTACATTGTCGTCAAAAGAGCGGTCGCCAGAGACGCGTTCTTCATCTTCAGCGACGCAGGGGGAGGCTATCAATGCCCCTGATGCCGCGCGCTTGACCCACCTCAAGCAATTAGAAGCCGAGTCTATCCATATTATTCGTGAAGTCGCCGCCGAGTTCGCCAACCCGGTGATGATGTACTCCATCGGTAAAGACTCGTCGGTAATGCTGCACTTGGCGCGCAAAGCTTTTTACCCCGGTACACCGCCATTCCCGCTGATGCACGTGGACACCACGTGGAAGTTTCGCGAAATGATTGAGTTCCGTAACCGCATGGCCGAAGAGGCGGGTATGGAACTGATTGTGCACACCAATGAAGAGGGGCGGGCTGCCAATATCAACCCGTTCGATCACGGCAGCGCCAAATACACCGATATCATGAAAACCCAGGCGCTCAAGCAGGCGCTGGATAAGTACGGGTTTGATGCCGCCTTTGGTGGAGCTCGTCGTGATGAAGAAGCGTCGCGTGCTAAAGAGCGCGTCTACTCGTTCCGCGATAAGTATCACCGCTGGGATCCTAAAAACCAGCGCCCTGAACTGTGGAACGTGTATAACGCCAAGGTCAATAAAGGCGAATCGATCCGCGTTTTCCCGCTTTCTAACTGGACCGAGCTGGATATCTGGCAGTACATCTACTTAGAGTCGATTCCCATCGTGCCGCTCTACTACTCGGCCAAGCGGCCCATCGTCGAGCGCGACGGTATGCAAGTTATGGTCGATGACGACCGCATGCCATTAGCACCTGGCGAAGTGCCGGAAATGAAGTCGGTACGGTTTCGAACGCTTGGCTGCTACCCGCTAACCGGCGCGGTGGAGTCCGAAGCCGCGACGCTTCCGGAAATTATTCAAGAGATGCTGCTGACCCGAACCAGTGAACGCAGTGGCCGCGCCATCGATCGCGATCAGGTGGGTTCCATGGAGAAGAAAAAGCGCGAGGGGTACTTCTGA
- the cysN gene encoding sulfate adenylyltransferase subunit CysN, whose product MSHQSTLIADNIEQYLHEHENKDLLRFITCGSVDDGKSTLIGRLLHDSKMIFEDQLAAITQASKTSGTTGDTVDLALLVDGLQSEREQGITIDVAYRFFSTDKRKFIIADTPGHEQYTRNMATGASTASLAIILIDARYGVQTQTRRHSFIADLLGIQHLVIAVNKMDLVDFSEQRFNEIVDEYRAFATNLQAPDIRFVPMSALNGDNVVNRSEQTPWYFSDGYQGQTLIELLESVEITRDQNLSDLRLPVQYVNRPNLDFRGYCGTLAAGVLRPGQAVKALPSGKTSRVARVVTFDGDLAAAYPGQAITVTLEDEIDISRGDWLVAADSELPLSNTFKADIVWMQEEALTPGKLYDFKLATRDLSGQVSAIDYQIDVNTLEKHATHSLGLNAIARCDVELTAAIPVDNYRTSPGTGSFIIIDRLTNVTVGAGMIRGTASAPDSVSSTTDWAAFERDLNALVRKHFPHWEAKDISGLFNR is encoded by the coding sequence ATGTCTCACCAATCTACTTTAATCGCCGATAATATCGAGCAGTACCTGCACGAGCACGAAAACAAAGACCTGCTGCGTTTTATTACCTGCGGCAGCGTCGACGACGGCAAATCGACGCTGATTGGCCGTCTGCTTCACGACTCGAAAATGATCTTTGAAGATCAACTGGCGGCGATCACTCAGGCTTCTAAAACCAGTGGTACTACCGGTGATACCGTTGATCTGGCGCTATTGGTTGATGGGCTGCAGTCAGAGCGTGAGCAGGGCATTACCATAGATGTGGCGTACCGCTTTTTCTCTACCGATAAGCGCAAGTTTATTATCGCCGATACGCCTGGGCATGAGCAGTACACCCGCAATATGGCCACGGGCGCTTCAACCGCAAGTTTGGCGATTATCCTAATCGATGCCCGCTACGGCGTGCAGACCCAGACCCGCCGCCATAGCTTTATTGCCGACCTGCTGGGTATTCAGCACCTAGTGATTGCGGTTAATAAGATGGATCTGGTGGACTTTTCCGAGCAGCGCTTTAACGAGATCGTCGATGAGTACCGCGCCTTTGCCACTAACCTGCAAGCGCCGGATATTCGCTTTGTACCGATGTCGGCCCTGAATGGCGACAACGTGGTCAATCGCAGCGAACAAACACCCTGGTACTTTAGCGACGGCTATCAGGGGCAAACGTTGATTGAACTGCTGGAAAGTGTCGAGATCACACGCGACCAGAACCTTAGCGATCTGCGTTTGCCGGTTCAGTACGTCAATCGTCCGAACCTGGACTTCCGCGGTTATTGCGGCACCTTAGCCGCGGGTGTATTACGCCCTGGGCAAGCCGTTAAGGCACTTCCCTCGGGTAAAACCTCGCGGGTTGCACGGGTTGTTACTTTTGATGGAGACCTTGCGGCGGCTTATCCAGGCCAGGCAATTACCGTCACCCTGGAAGATGAAATCGATATCTCCCGGGGCGACTGGCTGGTGGCAGCGGATAGCGAACTGCCGCTATCCAACACCTTTAAAGCTGATATTGTCTGGATGCAGGAAGAGGCGTTAACGCCAGGTAAGCTCTACGATTTCAAATTGGCGACCCGCGATCTTTCCGGTCAGGTCAGTGCGATCGATTACCAAATCGACGTCAATACCCTGGAGAAGCATGCTACTCACTCGCTGGGTCTAAATGCGATAGCCCGCTGCGACGTAGAGCTGACCGCCGCTATACCGGTGGATAATTACCGCACTAGCCCGGGCACAGGCAGCTTTATCATCATTGATCGGTTGACCAACGTGACTGTAGGCGCCGGTATGATCCGCGGCACTGCAAGCGCTCCAGATAGTGTTTCAAGTACCACCGATTGGGCTGCCTTCGAGCGCGATCTAAATGCCCTAGTGCGTAAGCACTTTCCTCACTGGGAAGCGAAAGATATAAGTGGTTTATTCAACCGCTAA
- a CDS encoding substrate-binding domain-containing protein: protein MNKTTAIITAGALGLTFSGTLMAADDYITLASTTSTENSGLFDAILPAFTEETGIDVHVVAVGTGQAFEIGRRGDADSLLVHDTVGEEKFVAEGYATERLNVMYNDFVIVGPSDDPAGISDSETVIDAMQRIAESESPFASRGDDSGTNRAELRLWEDAGVTPQGEWYRELGSGMGPTLNTAAGMDAYAMTDRATWVAFDNPQNLTLLFEGDEALFNQYGSLLLSAERHPHLKHDLAAQWHEWLVSEQGQQAIADFEVDGQQLFFPNAE from the coding sequence ATGAATAAGACTACCGCGATTATCACTGCAGGAGCGCTAGGGCTAACCTTCAGCGGTACGCTGATGGCAGCCGATGACTACATTACGCTGGCCTCAACCACCTCTACCGAAAACTCAGGCTTGTTTGACGCTATCCTCCCCGCATTCACCGAAGAGACGGGGATTGATGTGCACGTAGTCGCCGTAGGCACCGGCCAGGCGTTCGAAATTGGCCGCCGTGGCGATGCGGATAGCTTGCTGGTTCACGATACTGTGGGGGAAGAAAAATTTGTGGCCGAGGGCTATGCCACTGAACGCCTGAATGTAATGTACAACGATTTTGTGATCGTTGGACCCAGCGACGACCCTGCGGGCATCAGCGATAGCGAAACTGTTATCGATGCCATGCAACGTATTGCCGAGAGTGAATCCCCCTTCGCCTCACGCGGGGACGATAGCGGCACGAACCGCGCCGAGCTGCGTTTATGGGAAGATGCTGGGGTCACGCCACAGGGTGAGTGGTATCGCGAGCTAGGCAGTGGCATGGGGCCCACGCTAAACACCGCCGCGGGTATGGATGCCTACGCAATGACCGATCGCGCAACTTGGGTCGCTTTTGACAATCCGCAAAACCTTACCTTGCTGTTTGAAGGCGATGAAGCGCTATTCAACCAGTATGGCAGCCTACTGCTATCGGCAGAGCGTCATCCTCACTTGAAGCACGACCTCGCCGCCCAGTGGCACGAGTGGCTGGTTTCTGAACAGGGCCAGCAAGCGATTGCGGATTTTGAGGTCGATGGTCAGCAGCTGTTTTTCCCTAACGCTGAGTGA
- a CDS encoding ATP-binding cassette domain-containing protein: MNAHHTPPVATHELDNVSFIHRGHTLLKPTSLRLAGCQRTLIMGPNGAGKSLLMRLAHGLLTPTTGSVRWQGTQPAQAMVFQRPVLLRRSALDNLTYVLAINKAARPELKALPRKAQAMSALEKFGLAHLAKRPARVLSGGEQQRLALARAWLLNPQVLFLDEPTSALDPAAINAVEDAVLEFHHSGTRIVMTTHDLHQARRLANDVVFLHNGELLEHTPVSDFFSAPTSREAGAFIRGELVW; this comes from the coding sequence ATGAACGCTCATCACACTCCCCCCGTCGCTACTCATGAGCTCGACAACGTGAGCTTTATCCATCGCGGTCATACGCTGCTTAAGCCGACGTCGCTGCGCCTAGCAGGCTGCCAGCGTACGCTAATTATGGGCCCTAATGGTGCGGGCAAAAGCCTGCTAATGCGCTTGGCCCATGGCCTGTTAACGCCGACTACCGGCTCAGTTCGCTGGCAAGGTACCCAGCCTGCGCAAGCCATGGTTTTCCAGCGCCCCGTGCTGCTGCGTCGCTCAGCGCTGGATAACCTGACCTATGTGTTAGCGATCAACAAAGCGGCACGACCCGAACTTAAAGCATTACCCCGAAAAGCTCAGGCGATGAGTGCCCTTGAGAAGTTTGGTTTAGCGCACCTCGCCAAGCGGCCTGCGCGGGTGCTTTCCGGCGGTGAGCAGCAGCGCTTAGCGCTGGCGCGAGCATGGCTGCTCAACCCCCAAGTACTGTTTTTAGATGAGCCTACCTCGGCGCTCGACCCCGCCGCGATAAACGCCGTTGAAGATGCCGTACTGGAATTTCATCACAGCGGTACACGTATCGTTATGACCACTCACGACTTGCACCAAGCGCGCCGCTTAGCCAATGACGTCGTTTTTTTGCATAACGGTGAATTACTTGAACACACCCCTGTTAGCGACTTTTTTAGCGCTCCCACCTCACGCGAGGCGGGGGCGTTTATTCGAGGCGAACTGGTTTGGTAA